Proteins encoded within one genomic window of Rhododendron vialii isolate Sample 1 chromosome 1a, ASM3025357v1:
- the LOC131319661 gene encoding uncharacterized protein LOC131319661: MASLKVDEVTKESGEMSPTIEETKLSPTDQDTISTPPTESETTQPKEIPVLDEEKEKQPLEDEEEKPAESWPIIEEEAAPDTSFEAGSGGTTHEFGEEEDEDEDDD, from the exons ATGGCTTCCCtcaag GTGGATGAAGTAACCAAAGAATCAGGTGAGATGTCTCCAACAATTGAAGAAACCAAACTCTCGCCAACCGATCAAGACACCATCAGTACTCCACCGACCGAATCCGAAACCACCCAACCAAAGGAAATCCCAGTGTTGgacgaagaaaaagaaaaacaaccattGGAAGACGAAGAAGAGAAGCCTGCAGAATCCTGGCCGATCATTGAGGAAGAAGCTGCACCCGATACTTCTTTTGAAGCCGGCTCGGGGGGAACGACACATGAATTTGGCGAAGAGGAagacgaggacgaggacgatGATTAA